One Candidatus Thioglobus autotrophicus genomic window, CAACACCATCAAACCCTGAATCACGAACTAGGAGGTTACTACCCAATCCGAGCAATAAAACCGGTTTGGTATTTGACTGTAGAAATTGAGCGAGTGTTTGAATGCTTTCTGGCATAAACAAATCTTGCGCCATTCCACCTGCGCGTAAAGAGCAGTGTGAAGCCATTGGTTCACTATGTTTTAGCACGTTGATAATTCAACCATAATTTGATTTTAATAGACCAGGTACTTTGTGAATATCGCCTGCACCCAAGGTTAGTATTACATCATTTTGATTAATCATATGAGGTAATACCTTTAAAACTTCTTGCGCATCTTTAATAACAACTGGATTTAAGGTTGAACGCTTTCTAATGGATTCTGCTAAGGTTGAACTGCTAATTTGAGCAATAGGCTCTTCACTAGCCGGGTAGATATCTAGCAAAATTAAGCCATCTGCCTGGCTTAAAATACGTGCAAAATCATCAAATAGATCTCGGGTTCTTGAATAGCGATGTGGCTGAAAAATAACCACCAGGCGCTTATCGGGATAGGTATTTTTGAGTGAGTCAAAAATAGCGCTAATTTCTACAGGGTGGTGTCCATAATCATCAAATAGATCAAGAGAATGTTGCTGAATCTTTAGTTGGCCATGGTAATCTAGCCTTCTAGCAACGCCAGAAAAATGACTCAGTGCAGATTGAATAATATCAATATCAATATCAAGCTCACAGCAAACACCAATAGCCGCTAAGGTGTTAAGAATATTATGTCTGCCAATTAGATTAAGCTGTATTGAGAAGGGTTGATTATATTTTGGGTGATCACGAGTGTAAACAACATCAAAATGCATTTGCATGCCAACTTGCTTAACATTAACAGCACGTATATCAGCCTTTGAATTAAACCCGTAGCTGATCACAGGGCGATGAATGTCAGCAATAATATCACTCACACCTTGATCGTCACTACATAGAATACAGGCACCGTAAAAAGGTAAATTTGAAGTGAAACTGACAAACGTATCTTTTAATTGCTGATAGTTGTTATCATAAGTTTCCATATGATCTTGGTCAACATTGGTAATAACGCTTAACATCGGTTGCAGATGCAGAAAAGAAGCATCAGATTCATCCGCTTCTGCAATTAAGTAATCGCTCGCACCTAATTTAGCATTAACACCATTAGAATTTAAAATACCGCCAATAATATAAGTAGGATCGAGCTCAGCCTGATTTAGAATGTGAGCAATAATACTGGTTGTAGTGGTTTTTCCATGGGTTCCGGCAATAGCAATACCAAAACGAAAACGCATAATTTCGGCCAACATTTCCGCCCTAGGAACAACAGGAATATGCAGTTGTTGAGCTTTTTTTAACTCAGGGTTGCTGGCGCTGATAGCACTAGAAATGACGACTGCTTGTACATCACTAATATTTTTCGCATGATGTTGATAGCTAATTTTACAGCCCATTTTTGAGAGTCTATCGGTAATATTATTTTGCTGAAGATCCGAGCCAGAAATTTGATAACCAAGGTTGTGTAATACCTCTGCAATACCACTCATACCGGATCCACCAATGCCAATAAAATGAATTTTATGGATTCTAGACCTGGATACTTGTCTTAAATTGTTCATGCTTGTATGACGCTTATAATGCATAACACTTGAATGCCTTCGCCTTTACCAAAAGCACTCAAACCCTCGCCAGTAGTTGCTGTGATACCAATATCATCTGTAGAGATGTCAAATAATTGTGCGATATTTTTTTTCATATCAGCCATAAATGGTGAAATCTTTGGCGTCAAACATTCAATAGAGATGGCGATATGTTGTACTTGCCAAGTATTTAAATCTTGTAAGGCAAGCTTAAGATATTCACGGCTATCTGTTACCCCTTGTTGACAAAGATTGTCTGCTTTTTCACCCAGTATATTGACACCAGTGATAGAGGAAACCGCGTTGGTTAGAGCGTGAAGCACTACATCGCCATCACTATTTGCACGTAAACCTTGGGCATACTTACAGTCAACGCCTGCCAATAATAGAGTTTTACTATTGTTTTCAAAAGCATGTGAATCTTGTCCTAGGCCGGTTTTGAATTTCATGAGATTTGGGTTTGGGTTAGATAAAAATTGGCTAAAGCCAAGTCTTCAGGATTAGTAATTTTTAGATTGGTTTTTGAGGATTCAACTAACAAAGAATTCCAGCCCATGTGTTCAATTGCGCTAGCTTCATCTGTTATGTTGACGCCATCACTATGAGCGCTATTGAGAGCTTTTAATAGTAAGCCAAATCGATACATCTGAGGTGTTTGCGCTTGCCAAAGATTGCTTCTATCGACTGTAGATTCAGCCTTTTGATGGCTTGCTTTTTTAATAGTATCAACGACTTTGGTTGCTAACAATCCGCCAATTTCTTGACCTTCAAGCTGTTGAATAAGATTTTCAACATCGTCAGCTTTAATACAAGGTCGGGCCGCATCATGGACCAAAACCCAATCGTTATCTTGAACAAAAGGCTTAAGTGCATTAAGTGCATTGATGACTGAGTGGTAGCGTTCTTTGCCGCCAGTAACGACTGATAAAAGTTTGGGATGGTGACAATATTTAGATGATTCAAATAAAGTATCTTGTTTTGAAATTGCCACCACACAGCCTTTTATTTTTTCAATATTGAGTAAGGTTGATAGGCTTTGATCAAGAACGCTAAGACCATTATCTAGTTGTAAATACTGCTTTGAAACAGTCGCCTGCATCCGCGTTCCAACGCCACTGGCGGGTACAACAAGATAGCAATGATCAGTTGACATAAGGTTTGAAATTAAACTAGATTATTTTTTATTATACCCAAGCGACGCTGGTTTTAATCTTGATCAGAAATGCTGATTTGGTAGTATTTTTCACCCGGTTTAATTAGGCCAAATTTTTGTCGAGCCATAGACTCTAAAATTTCTAATTTTTGATCTGATTTTGCGTTGAGCTCTAGCTGGAGCTTTGAGTTATCTTGTTTCAGTTGTTGGTTAGTAGTAAGATTTTGCTCAAGCACGGCTTGTTTATCGTACACGTCAAAAGGAAAGGAGTTAACAACAAAGTTCTGACGAATGAGTGCAACTAGCACAACCAGCAAAATAATACTAATCCAGTAGCGATAAAAAAAGCCAAATAAACTATTTGGCTTTTTTAGAGAGTTAATGTTCAATGTTGTGACTTAAGGTATTAGCCGTCAGCAAGATTTTGACCATCTTTAGCATCTTGCGCAAACATCCAAATTGAGCCGCCAATAATATAAATAGTAGAGGCGATGACGCCGAAAGCAGCAATCCACTCTGCTGTTCCAGTAATAACTTCAATGTATGAAAGGATAATCAAGGCTAATGGCGCAACTAAAGAAACTGCCAATGTGCTGATCATTAAAATATTGCCTTTTGCACTACTGTTATCGACTGTTGAGCTCATGTCTTTATCCCTTGATGAATTCATTAATTAATTAAAAATATTATATCACAGATCTTTTTGCCTTTCTTGACGTAAGTCAATTTTTCACCAATAAGGTATGGGAAATTTTGTCGTGCCAAGCTAGGTTATTTTGATTAAAAAGTTGGTATATAAAGCCACTACCTAATGTTAAAAATGAGATAAATCCTGCCAGAAACCGCACGAAAGCCTGTTGATGAGTGATGCTTTGCTGATTGGGCTGGATGACTTGAAATTTCCAAGCTTTCATACCAATGGTTTGACGCCCTTTAACCCAAGAAATAGTAAAGTATAAATAAATACTTGGCAGGGTAATTAAGTAGAAAAAAGCATCACCCATGCCGCCAAATAAAGCATTGGTCACCAAGCCTATAAAAAAGACCAAGGAAAAAGCTAGGCAGGTATCGTAAAACATAGCGCCTAAACGGCGAAATAAAGAGACATTAGATTTCATTATTTATCAGTAGGTTGGGGTTGATTACGGTTTGGTTAAGGTAAATGCCAAAATGTAGGTGCGGTCCTGTCGCTCTGCCTGTTTGACCTATTGTACCAATAATATCACCTTGTTTGACGATCTGACCAGCTTCAACTAGGCGTTTGTTTAAATGAATATAAACGCTAATCAGTCCCTGTCCATGGTCAATAAAGACAGTATTACCATTAAAGAAAAATTCATCACTAATGATGACTTTGCCACTCGCCGAGGCTTTAATGTTAGCACCAGTTTCTCCGGCATAATCTAAGCCTGTGTGTGGGCGTCGAGCTTGCCCATTGTAAAAGCGCTTAAAGCCAAAAGGACTAGTGGTTACACCTGGAACAGGGCGCATAAAGGCAGATTCTTGAATACTGGCATCTGAGAAGGTTTTACGAGCTTTGGATAGAATTGGGCGCTCTTGCTTGATTCTATCCATGTGTGACAAATTAGGATTAACATATTTTTTATTTTTTCCGCTGAGGGTAATATGCTGCTCTTGATAGGCATGCTCTCCAACTTTAAAAGTGATTTGGCGTGTGGAAAAGTCTTTAATGGTAAGTTGCTTATCGCCTGTTTTGGCTAGTAAAGGAATACCAATGAGCGCTTGCCAATGCGTATCGTTAAGGTGTTGAATGTAGACCGGAACTTGACTGTAAAAAGCTTTTGGATTGCTGTGGTTGGTATAAAAATCAACTACGGCAACACCGCCTGGTACAGGGGTGTTTTTAATCGTTAGATTTGCCATAACAGTTAGTGGCAAAAGTAGCAGAAGTAAGAGTTTAATTTTTTTCAATTTTTTCCACCTTAGAATAAATAACGCCATCACTTAGGCGCGTTTGGATGGTTTGTCCGGATTGAGCCTGGGTTGTTAATGTGAGTACTTGTTGCTTGGTATTGGTGGTAATACTATACCCTCTAGATAGAGTGCTGAGAGGGGATAGATGCTCGAGCGCATATGCATGGTTGGCGAGTTGGTTTTTTTGTTGATTAATCAATTGCCGCGTTGCATTTTTAAGTCGAATGTTTAACTGTACAAGTGTTTGTTTGTGATGTTGGATCAGCTGACTGATTTGCTGATTTAGGCGTTTAGCTGATAGCTGATTAAGAGTTATGGCGTGTTTAATTTGCGCCTCTGGTGAGTGTTGTTTCAAGTTGGAAGACAAGCTACCCAGTTTAAATTTTTGGCTGTCAACAATACTGGTAATGATATTCCCTAGGCGATGTGATAAGTAATCCAGTTGTTGAGACAAATAGTTGAGTTGCCTATCAGGTGTGATAATTCTCAGTTGGAGCTGATCAAGATAGGCTTGTTGACGTTGTTGATTTTGAGCAATCTGCTGGCGTAATAGGCTTGATAATTTTACCACACGAGAAAGCAATTCTAATTTATCAGGGGTGGCCAGCATGGCAGCAGCACTCGGTGTCGGTGCACGTACGTCAGCAACAAAATCAGCAATAGTGGTATCTGTTTCATGACCAATAGCACTAATAATAGGCGTTTTAGCATGGTAGATAATGCGGGCCAATGATTCTTCATTGAAAGCCCATAAATCTTCCAATGACCCACCGCCACGAGCAATAATTAGCACATCACAGCGCTGAGAATTGTCTGCTGCAATAATAGCTTGCTCGATTTTTGCAGCCGCACCTTGTCCTTGAACGACGCTGTCAAATAATAAAATATCAGCAAAAGGGTAGCGCTTGTTAAGCACCTTGATAATATCTTGAATAACAGAGCCTGTAGATGAAGAGATAACACCAATCGTGTTGACTTGAGTAGGTAGTATTTTTTTATGGGAAGGATCAAACAAGCCTTCATCAGTAAGCTTACTTTTTAATTGTTCAAAGGCAAGATTAAGATTGCCCACGCCAACAGGTTCAATCTGTTGAACAATCAGTTGAAAATCTCCTCGCGCCTCGTACAAGGTGGGTGCGGCGCGTACCAAAATCTCCATGCCATTTTCAGGTGTAAATTTAACATTGCGCTGATTGAGACGAAATAGAGCGCAACGAACTTGAGTTTTGTTGTCTTTTAATGAGAAGTACCAGTGTCCAGAAGCAGGACGCGCTAAGTTAGATATTTCTCCTTGTAGCCAGCAAGTTGGAATATTATTCTCAACTGTTTTATTACACAACGATAAGAAGTTAGAGACACTATAAATTTCATCTAAATTAAACATAGGCTAGTGTTTAAGCAGGGCGAATACCGCTCCTGTACCACCATCTTTATCAGGACAAGAATTAAAAGCAAGCACTTGAGGATGTTGACTTAGGAAGCTAACAACCTGGGTTTTTAAAATACTCATACCATTTTCAGAGTGATAACCTTTGCCATGAATAATATGAACAAACTCTTCATGCTGATGATGATGCATAAACTGACTCATTGATTCACAAGCTTCAACTACCGTCTGTCCATGAAGGTCTAGTGTTGGTGTGTAACCAATATCGCCGCGTTTCATTTTTTTGATGATTTTTGGTGATAGGCCGCCTTTAGCGTAAGCTACGATCTCTGAGCCGTTTAATCGCGCTTCAGTAATATAGCTGTAAGCAGTGAAGGCTGGCTGATTAGCTTGGTGAGCTACTTGCCTAGTGCTATCTTTATCAATGGGCGCATTGGCATCAACACTGGCTCTAAACAGTTGTTTATCGTCGTCGTTGATCATGATTTGGTTTGTACATTAAAAAAGCCCTCAAAAGAGGGCTTAATTATAGCAATGTTAAATAAGTTTTTTACAGAGCTTTAATTTGTGCATTAATACGAGCCTTCTTTCTAGCCGCTTGATTTTTATGCATAAGACCCTTGCTAACTGACTGGTCAATCATTTTTTGCATTTCAACATAACCACCTTGAGCCTCTTCTTTGTTACCAGCTTCTAGTGCATAAGAGACTTTTTTGATGAAAGTACGTACTTTAGCGCGAATTTGAGAATTATGCTTGTTACGTTTTGTTGCTTGTCTTGCGCGTTTTTTTGAACCTGCTGAATTGGCCATTGTGTTATATAAGGATTAAAATAATTAAAGGCGTAATTATAAAGTCTTAGTGAGAAAAAGTCTAGTAAAAATTTAAAATTTAAATGACTAGGATTGTGCGAGATTTTCTGGCGAGTTAGTAGCGCTCTCTATTAAATCTATAGTCTTGAGTATCTTGCGCTTCTTGATGAGTAAATGCCAGGTTTTGCCACCTTGAGATCTCCATAAAGAAGCTGCTCGTATGCCAGATAATAGCAGTGCTCTAATATGGTCCGCAGTACGTTGATTGGATAAATACACTTGCTCACCCTTGACCATGATCCTAGGGTTGAGCTCGCCTAGGGTTGATTTGTATAACTCACCCAAGCGAGCAATAGAATTGGTATGCGTAATTTCAAAGAACGCTTGTTTGTTAAGGGTATTGATCTCAGCAGTAATAGTATCCAGCAAGGCGGGATTTTTCATCAACTTCTTTTCTAGATTAATCAGCGACAAAGTGTAGAAAGTAATAACTTGCATGGATTTTGTTTTTTTACCTAACACCGCTTTCAAGGTGGAGATGCCAATAGACAGTTGTTTTTGTGAGTTAAAAATATCCACTACATTCGAGCTAGTGTTGACGATACTACCGAGGCTGGCACTAGCGCATTCGTTATGGCAGCTACCATTTGAAGCGAGCTGATCAACTAATGCTGCACTTTGTAAAATACCTGCAAGGGCTAGCGTTTGATTTTCTATTTTATTCATAGTTCCTTTGTTCAATAATGGCGCCACCTAGGCAAATGTCTGCTTGATAAAACACCACAGATTGCCCAGGCGTTATCGCTCTTTGTGGAAGTTCGAAAATAACCTTTAGTGAATCACCGTAGCTAATAACCTGGCAATTTTGTGAAGCTTGTCGGTAACGAATTTTAGCCTGGCAATCAAGGGGTAAGTTTGGCGGAGTTCCAATCCAATGTAGATTGGAAGTGGCGAGCGTCTGGTGATATAAAAGCGGATGATTACCCTGGACCACTAAAAGCTCATTAGTATCGATGTGCTTATCGGCGACAAACCAAGGCTCTGGCGAGTCACTAAAGCCGCCGCCAATTTCCAAGCCTTTTCTTTGGCCAATAGTATAAAAAGCCAAACCTTGATGGTGTTTGATAAAATTTCCATGCTCATCAACTATATTGCCCGGCTGTTTAGGTAGATAAGTTTGTAAAAATTGTGAAAAATTACGCTCCCCAATAAAACAAATTCCAGTGGAGTCTTTTTTATCAGCTGTGATTAAATCATGTTTTTTGGCCAGTGCGCGCACGTCAGTTTTGCTAATTTCTCCCAACGGAAACAAACTTTTACTCAGTTGGTTTTGATTTAAAAGATGCAAGAAATAGCTTTGATCTTTGCTATCGTCCAGTCCAGCTCTAAGTTGGTATTCACCATTGTCTTGTGTAATTCTAGCGTAGTGGCCTGTGGCAATTTTGTCAGCCCCTAGTGACAGAGCGTGTTCAAGAAAAACCTTAAATTTTATTTTTTGATTGCAAAGTACATCTGGATTTGGGGTTCTGCCTTTTTTGTGCTCTTGTAAAAAATGTTCAAAAACATCCTCCCAATAATCTGCCGAAAAATTAATACTATGAAGTTTTATGCCGAGTTTGTCGGCTACTTTTTGTGCATCTGATAAGTCTTGTTCGGCGGTGCAGTGGCCGTCTTTATCATCCTCATCCCAATTTTTCATAAACAAAGCTTCTACTTCGTAGCCTTGTTCTAACAGCATGAGTGCGGCAACTGATGAATCAACACCACCCGATAAGCCAACTATGATTTTTCCAAGCTTATTCAAAGATTTCGTAAGCCTGCACAATGCGTTGGACTAATTTGTGTCTCACCACATCTCGAGAATGAAAATGACAAAAAGAAATCTTAGACTCACTTTCTAACACTTTCATTGCATGTAGTAAGCCTGATTGATTAGGTCGAGCTAAGTCAATTTGAGTGACATCACCGGTAATCACCATTTTTGAGCCGAAACCCATGCGCGTTAAAAACATCTTCATTTGTTCGGTGGTCGTGTTTTGCGCTTCATCGAGAATGATAAAAGCTTCATTTAGTGTACGTCCGCGCATAAAAGCTAAAGGCGCTACTTCAATAATGTTTTTGTCCAATAATTTGGTGACTTTATCAAAGCCCATCATTTCGTATAATGCATCATAAATGGGGCGTAGATAAGGGTCTACCTTTTCAGTTAGATCACCTGGTAAAAAGCCAAGCTTCTCACCCGCTTCAACCGCAGGTCGAACCAATATAATGCGTCTAACATCTGAGTGTTCGAGCGCTTCAACAGCGCGCGCAACAGCGAGGTAGGTTTTTCCAGTACCCGCAGGGCCAATACCAAACGTACAATCTTGATCCTTAATGGCTTTGACGTAATGTTGTTGATTTTTTGAGCGCACATGAATAAATTTGCGCTTAGTTTTGATATTGACTGATTCGCCAGGTAAGTCGTCTTCTGTGTAAGCTTTTAAACTCATTTCAACGTCATGAACTTCAATTGTTTGAGTTTGTGATAGGGCGCTTAAATCTTGCAAAATTCGAGCTGCCAAGTGTTTGTTGTCGCCGCGTATAACAAACTCTTCGCCTTTATTGTTAATGTCCACATTTAGACTTTTGGCAATGGTTTCTAAATGGCGATCAAATGATCCGCAAACGTTAGCGAGCTGCTCGGTGTTATTAACTTCTAGAGTGATATGCATAAAATATATTTTAGCATTTTTGCTGGCAACAATAAAAACAGTTGTCTTATTAGAATTTCAAAATACGTTATGATACAATGATTAAAATACATAACAAGGGCAGTAGATAAATATGCGTTTAATGATGGGCAATAAATCCCTATACGCTATTCGTATGACAATATTAGTCATGCTGTTTCAGCTGTTATCTCCAGCAGCTTCAGCGCTGATTGCAGAGTCACAGAAGAACGGGGAGTTTGCTGTTGTTTGCACCCTGCAAGGTTATCAGCAAGTTTGGATTGAAGCGAATAATCCACAAAAGCACTCTAATAC contains:
- the murC gene encoding UDP-N-acetylmuramate--L-alanine ligase, with protein sequence MNNLRQVSRSRIHKIHFIGIGGSGMSGIAEVLHNLGYQISGSDLQQNNITDRLSKMGCKISYQHHAKNISDVQAVVISSAISASNPELKKAQQLHIPVVPRAEMLAEIMRFRFGIAIAGTHGKTTTTSIIAHILNQAELDPTYIIGGILNSNGVNAKLGASDYLIAEADESDASFLHLQPMLSVITNVDQDHMETYDNNYQQLKDTFVSFTSNLPFYGACILCSDDQGVSDIIADIHRPVISYGFNSKADIRAVNVKQVGMQMHFDVVYTRDHPKYNQPFSIQLNLIGRHNILNTLAAIGVCCELDIDIDIIQSALSHFSGVARRLDYHGQLKIQQHSLDLFDDYGHHPVEISAIFDSLKNTYPDKRLVVIFQPHRYSRTRDLFDDFARILSQADGLILLDIYPASEEPIAQISSSTLAESIRKRSTLNPVVIKDAQEVLKVLPHMINQNDVILTLGAGDIHKVPGLLKSNYG
- the ispF gene encoding 2-C-methyl-D-erythritol 2,4-cyclodiphosphate synthase, producing the protein MKFKTGLGQDSHAFENNSKTLLLAGVDCKYAQGLRANSDGDVVLHALTNAVSSITGVNILGEKADNLCQQGVTDSREYLKLALQDLNTWQVQHIAISIECLTPKISPFMADMKKNIAQLFDISTDDIGITATTGEGLSAFGKGEGIQVLCIISVIQA
- the ispD gene encoding 2-C-methyl-D-erythritol 4-phosphate cytidylyltransferase, translated to MSTDHCYLVVPASGVGTRMQATVSKQYLQLDNGLSVLDQSLSTLLNIEKIKGCVVAISKQDTLFESSKYCHHPKLLSVVTGGKERYHSVINALNALKPFVQDNDWVLVHDAARPCIKADDVENLIQQLEGQEIGGLLATKVVDTIKKASHQKAESTVDRSNLWQAQTPQMYRFGLLLKALNSAHSDGVNITDEASAIEHMGWNSLLVESSKTNLKITNPEDLALANFYLTQTQIS
- a CDS encoding FtsB family cell division protein, which produces MNINSLKKPNSLFGFFYRYWISIILLVVLVALIRQNFVVNSFPFDVYDKQAVLEQNLTTNQQLKQDNSKLQLELNAKSDQKLEILESMARQKFGLIKPGEKYYQISISDQD
- a CDS encoding RDD family protein; amino-acid sequence: MKSNVSLFRRLGAMFYDTCLAFSLVFFIGLVTNALFGGMGDAFFYLITLPSIYLYFTISWVKGRQTIGMKAWKFQVIQPNQQSITHQQAFVRFLAGFISFLTLGSGFIYQLFNQNNLAWHDKISHTLLVKN
- a CDS encoding peptidoglycan DD-metalloendopeptidase family protein — translated: MKKIKLLLLLLLPLTVMANLTIKNTPVPGGVAVVDFYTNHSNPKAFYSQVPVYIQHLNDTHWQALIGIPLLAKTGDKQLTIKDFSTRQITFKVGEHAYQEQHITLSGKNKKYVNPNLSHMDRIKQERPILSKARKTFSDASIQESAFMRPVPGVTTSPFGFKRFYNGQARRPHTGLDYAGETGANIKASASGKVIISDEFFFNGNTVFIDHGQGLISVYIHLNKRLVEAGQIVKQGDIIGTIGQTGRATGPHLHFGIYLNQTVINPNLLINNEI
- the xseA gene encoding exodeoxyribonuclease VII large subunit, which gives rise to MFNLDEIYSVSNFLSLCNKTVENNIPTCWLQGEISNLARPASGHWYFSLKDNKTQVRCALFRLNQRNVKFTPENGMEILVRAAPTLYEARGDFQLIVQQIEPVGVGNLNLAFEQLKSKLTDEGLFDPSHKKILPTQVNTIGVISSSTGSVIQDIIKVLNKRYPFADILLFDSVVQGQGAAAKIEQAIIAADNSQRCDVLIIARGGGSLEDLWAFNEESLARIIYHAKTPIISAIGHETDTTIADFVADVRAPTPSAAAMLATPDKLELLSRVVKLSSLLRQQIAQNQQRQQAYLDQLQLRIITPDRQLNYLSQQLDYLSHRLGNIITSIVDSQKFKLGSLSSNLKQHSPEAQIKHAITLNQLSAKRLNQQISQLIQHHKQTLVQLNIRLKNATRQLINQQKNQLANHAYALEHLSPLSTLSRGYSITTNTKQQVLTLTTQAQSGQTIQTRLSDGVIYSKVEKIEKN
- a CDS encoding Smr/MutS family protein, with product MINDDDKQLFRASVDANAPIDKDSTRQVAHQANQPAFTAYSYITEARLNGSEIVAYAKGGLSPKIIKKMKRGDIGYTPTLDLHGQTVVEACESMSQFMHHHQHEEFVHIIHGKGYHSENGMSILKTQVVSFLSQHPQVLAFNSCPDKDGGTGAVFALLKH
- the rpsT gene encoding 30S ribosomal protein S20 yields the protein MANSAGSKKRARQATKRNKHNSQIRAKVRTFIKKVSYALEAGNKEEAQGGYVEMQKMIDQSVSKGLMHKNQAARKKARINAQIKAL
- the hflD gene encoding high frequency lysogenization protein HflD; its protein translation is MNKIENQTLALAGILQSAALVDQLASNGSCHNECASASLGSIVNTSSNVVDIFNSQKQLSIGISTLKAVLGKKTKSMQVITFYTLSLINLEKKLMKNPALLDTITAEINTLNKQAFFEITHTNSIARLGELYKSTLGELNPRIMVKGEQVYLSNQRTADHIRALLLSGIRAASLWRSQGGKTWHLLIKKRKILKTIDLIESATNSPENLAQS
- the mnmA gene encoding tRNA 2-thiouridine(34) synthase MnmA, giving the protein MNKLGKIIVGLSGGVDSSVAALMLLEQGYEVEALFMKNWDEDDKDGHCTAEQDLSDAQKVADKLGIKLHSINFSADYWEDVFEHFLQEHKKGRTPNPDVLCNQKIKFKVFLEHALSLGADKIATGHYARITQDNGEYQLRAGLDDSKDQSYFLHLLNQNQLSKSLFPLGEISKTDVRALAKKHDLITADKKDSTGICFIGERNFSQFLQTYLPKQPGNIVDEHGNFIKHHQGLAFYTIGQRKGLEIGGGFSDSPEPWFVADKHIDTNELLVVQGNHPLLYHQTLATSNLHWIGTPPNLPLDCQAKIRYRQASQNCQVISYGDSLKVIFELPQRAITPGQSVVFYQADICLGGAIIEQRNYE
- a CDS encoding PhoH family protein, which translates into the protein MHITLEVNNTEQLANVCGSFDRHLETIAKSLNVDINNKGEEFVIRGDNKHLAARILQDLSALSQTQTIEVHDVEMSLKAYTEDDLPGESVNIKTKRKFIHVRSKNQQHYVKAIKDQDCTFGIGPAGTGKTYLAVARAVEALEHSDVRRIILVRPAVEAGEKLGFLPGDLTEKVDPYLRPIYDALYEMMGFDKVTKLLDKNIIEVAPLAFMRGRTLNEAFIILDEAQNTTTEQMKMFLTRMGFGSKMVITGDVTQIDLARPNQSGLLHAMKVLESESKISFCHFHSRDVVRHKLVQRIVQAYEIFE